From Nicotiana tabacum cultivar K326 chromosome 22, ASM71507v2, whole genome shotgun sequence, one genomic window encodes:
- the LOC107830810 gene encoding uncharacterized protein LOC107830810 isoform X1, giving the protein MLLPTGGGGMNSTMDDMNLIHQAQRHHLVVREIGEEIDLEIGPGDDDPSFSNNTLINVPPQESAGEEHDETKQMMIHQASGVNQDLLKTQPVKKKKKVVKRWREEWADTYKWAYVDVKDGTARIFCSVCREYGRKHRRNPYGNEGSRNMQMSALEEHNNSLLHKEALRLQMASKDKIVVDKPIYVKALMSKTAGSIVEAALKRDPHELEFIQSVQEAVHALERVISKNSSYVSTMERLLEPERTIIFRVPWVDDRGETHVNRGFRVHFNQTLGPCRGGLRFHPSMNLSIAKFLSFGQTLKNALSPYRLGGSSGGSDFDPKGKSDSEVMRFCQSFMNELYRYLGPEKDLPSEEMGVGTREMGFLHGQYRRLAGHSQGSFTGPRVNWSGSSLRTEATGYGLVFFAQLMLADMNKELKGLRCAVSGSGKIAMHVLEKLIAYGAVPITVSDSKGYLVDEDGFDFLKISFLREIKTQQRSLRDYSKTYARSKYYDEAKPWSERCDVAFPCASQNEINQSDAINLVNSGCHILVEGSIMPCTAEAVDVLRKANVLVAPSMAAGVGGVVAGELELKECNLNWSPEDFESKLQEAMKQTYQRALKAATDFGYQKESPEALVHGAVISAFLTIANGMVDQGCV; this is encoded by the exons AATTCTACAATGGATGACATGAACTTAATCCATCAGGCTCAGAGGCATCATCTTGTAGTGAGAGAGATAGGAGAAGAAATTGATTTGGAAATAGGGCCTGGGGATGATGACCCTTCATTTAGTAATAATACTTTGATTAATGTTCCACCACAAGAATCTGCGGGCGAAGAGCATGATGAGACCAAGCAGATGATGATTCATCAAGCTTCCGGAGTGAACCAGGATTTGTTGAAGACTCAACcagtgaaaaagaaaaagaaggttgTTAAAAGATGGAGAGAGGAGTGGGCAGATACATATAAGTGGGCGTATGTTGATGTGAAAGATGGCACAGCAAGGATATTCTGCTCTGTTTGCAGAGAGTATGGTAGGAAGCATAGGAGGAATCCTTATGGAAATGAAGGCAGTCGAAACATGCAGATGAGTGCTCTGGAGGAGCATAATAATAGTTTACTTCACAAAGAAGCTCTTCGCCTCCAAATGGCATCCAAAGATAAGATAGTTGTTGATAAACCTATATATGTTAAAG CGCTTATGTCAAAAACGGCTGGATCAATCGTTGAAGCTGCATTAAAAAGGGATCCTCATGAACTAGAGTTCATACAATCTGTTCAAGAAGCGGTTCATGCTTTAGAAAGAGTCATTTCAAAAAACTCAAG TTATGTAAGCACTATGGAGCGGTTATTAGAACCTGAGCGCACAATTATTTTTCGAGTGCCGTGGGTTGATGATAGGGGTGAGACGCATGTGAACCGTGGTTTTCGGGTTCATTTTAATCAGACTCTAGGTCCATGCAGGGGTGGTCTCCGTTTCCATCCATCAATGAACTTGAGTATTGCCAAATTTCTTAGCTTTGGACAG ACTTTGAAAAATGCCTTGTCGCCTTACCGACTTGGGGGTTCTTCAGGTGGAAGTGATTTTGATCCTAAAGGCAAAAGTGATAGTGAG GTCATGCGATTTTGTCAGAGTTTTATGAATGAATTGTATCGTTATTTGGGTCCTGAAAAG GATCTTCCTTCAGAGGAGATGGGTGTTGGTACTCGGGAAATGGGCTTTCTGCATGGACAATATCGGCGACTGGCTGGTCATTCACAG GGAAGTTTTACAGGACCTAGAGTAAATTGGTCAGGCTCCAGTCTTCGAACTGAGGCTACTGGCTACGGATTG GTTTTCTTTGCACAACTTATGCTTGCAGACATGAACAAAGAACTAAAAGGTTTAAG GTGTGCGGTTAGTGGTTCTGGAAAGATTGCAATGCATGTCCTAGAGAAGCTCATTGCTTACGGGGCCGTTCCCATCACCGTATCTG ACTCAAAGGGTTATCTGGTGGATGAAGATGGATTTGATTTCTTAAAGATATCTTTCCTGAGAGAAATCAAAACTCAGCAGAGAAGCTTAAG AGATTACTCAAAGACTTATGCTCGCTCAAAGTACTATGATGAAGCTAAGCCTTGGAGTGAAAGGTGTGATGTTGCATTCCCATGTGCCTCACAGAATGAAATTAATCAATCTGATGCCATAAACTTGGTTAACTCTGGTTGTCATATACTTGTAGAAG GCTCCATTATGCCATGTACCGCTGAGGCAGTTGATGTTTTGAGAAAGGCTAATGTCCTAGTTGCTCCTTCTATGGCTGCTGGTGTTGGAGGG GTTGTTGCAGGGGAACTTGAGCTGAAAGAGTGTAATTTAAACTGGTCTCCAGAGGATTTTGAGTCTAAATTACAG